Proteins encoded within one genomic window of Gallus gallus isolate bGalGal1 chromosome 1, bGalGal1.mat.broiler.GRCg7b, whole genome shotgun sequence:
- the GJB6 gene encoding gap junction beta-6 protein translates to MDWGALQTILGGVNKHSTSIGKIWLTVLFIFRIMILVVAAERVWGDEQDDFICNTLQPGCKNVCYDHFFPISHIRLWALQLIFVSTPALLVAMHVAYRRHEKKRQFRKGDQKCEYKDIEEIRTQRFRIEGTLWWTYTCSIFFRLVFEAVFMYAFYFMYDGFRMPRLMKCSAWPCPNTVDCFVSRPTEKTVFTIFMIAVSSICILLNVAELCYLLTKFFLRRSRKAGNQKHHPNHENKEETKQNEMNELISDSCQNTVIGFTSS, encoded by the coding sequence ATGGATTGGGGAGCTCTGCAGACCATCTTAGGAGGTGTAAATAAACACTCCACCAGCATTGGGAAGATATGGCTCACAGTCCTGTTCATCTTCCGTATCATGATCCTGGTTGTGGCTGCAGAGAGAGTCTGGGGAGATGAACAAGATGACTTCATCTGCAACACTTTGCAACCTGGTTGCAAAAATGTTTGCTATGATCactttttccccatctctcacATCAGACTCTGGGCCCTGCAGCTGATCTTCGTCTCTACCCCTGCGCTGCTGGTGGCCATGCACGTGGCTTACAGGAGACACGAGAAGAAAAGGCAGTTCAGAAAGGGAGACCAGAAATGCGAGTATAAGGACATTGAAGAAATCAGAACCCAGAGGTTTCGTATTGAGGGCACCCTGTGGTGGACGTACACTTGCAGCATCTTCTTCAGATTGGTCTTTGAAGCAGTCTTCAtgtatgcattttatttcatgtatgATGGGTTCCGAATGCCTCGCTTAATGAAATGTAGTGCTTGGCCCTGCCCCAACACAGTAGACTGCTTTGTTTCTCGACCTACTGAAAAGACAGTGTTCACTATTTTCATGATTGCTGTGTCCAGCATTTGCATTCTTTTAAATGTGGCTGAATTATGTTATTTACTGACAAAATTTTTTCTCAGAAGGTCTAGAAAAGCTGGAAATCAGAAACACCACCCCAACCATGAGAATAaagaagaaaccaaacaaaatgaaatgaacgAGTTAATATCTGATAGCTGTCAGAACACAGTTATAGGATTCACAAGTAGCTAA